A stretch of the Polynucleobacter tropicus genome encodes the following:
- a CDS encoding type II toxin-antitoxin system RelE/ParE family toxin, with product MAKKRTFKTKTFNKWMRKVGLQDQELLFAVAEIEAGLVDADLGGNVFKKRIALSGMGKRSGVRTLLAGKISKKWFFLFGFAKNEKDNISDDELVHLQGAAGRLLHLTDKDIEEAILAGELKELINNVK from the coding sequence ATGGCCAAAAAACGTACCTTCAAGACCAAAACCTTTAATAAATGGATGAGAAAAGTAGGCTTACAAGATCAAGAACTACTATTCGCGGTTGCGGAAATCGAGGCTGGTCTTGTTGACGCAGATCTTGGGGGCAATGTTTTTAAGAAAAGAATTGCCCTATCAGGGATGGGTAAAAGATCTGGCGTCAGAACATTGCTTGCTGGCAAGATTTCTAAGAAATGGTTTTTTCTTTTTGGCTTCGCAAAAAATGAAAAAGACAATATTAGCGATGATGAATTGGTTCATTTACAAGGCGCAGCGGGTAGGCTGCTACACCTCACTGATAAAGATATTGAAGAAGCAATCCTTGCTGGAGAACTAAAGGAGCTAATAAATAATGTTAAATAA
- the adk gene encoding adenylate kinase: MRLILLGAPGAGKGTQAQFICEKFGIPQISTGDMLRAAVKAGTELGVAAKKIMDAGGLVSDDIIIGLVKDRLTQPDCSKGYLFDGFPRTIPQAQAMKDAGVPIDYVLEIDVPFDAIIDRMGGRRVHPASGRTYHIKFNPPKVEGRDDVTGDPLIQRDDDKEETVRKRLQVYDDQTRPLVDYYSSWAAQASPTDKVKAPAYRKVSGTGSVDEITNSIFAALK; encoded by the coding sequence ATGCGGTTGATTTTGCTCGGCGCACCAGGTGCCGGAAAAGGTACACAAGCCCAATTCATTTGCGAGAAATTTGGCATTCCACAAATTTCTACTGGCGACATGTTACGTGCCGCGGTTAAAGCTGGCACTGAACTCGGTGTTGCAGCCAAGAAAATTATGGATGCAGGCGGTCTTGTTTCTGATGACATCATCATTGGCTTGGTTAAAGATCGACTAACCCAACCTGACTGCAGCAAAGGTTATCTGTTTGATGGTTTCCCAAGAACCATTCCTCAAGCACAAGCCATGAAAGATGCTGGTGTGCCGATTGATTATGTTCTAGAGATCGATGTGCCTTTTGATGCGATTATTGATCGTATGGGTGGTCGTCGCGTGCACCCCGCTTCAGGTCGCACTTATCACATTAAATTCAACCCACCCAAAGTTGAAGGCAGAGATGATGTGACGGGTGACCCACTCATTCAACGCGATGACGACAAAGAAGAAACTGTTCGCAAGCGTTTACAGGTTTATGACGATCAAACTCGCCCACTAGTTGACTACTACTCTTCATGGGCAGCGCAAGCGAGTCCAACAGACAAAGTCAAAGCACCTGCTTATCGCAAAGTCAGTGGTACTGGCAGTGTGGATGAAATTACTAACTCTATTTTTGCGGCATTAAAATAA
- the kdsB gene encoding 3-deoxy-manno-octulosonate cytidylyltransferase: MSTNHPEFLVVIPARLGSTRLPRKPLADIGGKPMVVRVAEQAKKSLAQSVVVATDSAEIQAACDEYRIECLLTSPDHSTGTDRLAEVAQLLKLPSNALVVNVQGDEPLIPPELINQVAQTLADHHECAISTVAVPISDDAEIQNPNVVKVVLNRNSEALYFSRATIPFTRDTELAKNITHLRHLGIYAYRADFLQAYTRLEPAPPEQAEALEQLRALWNGYRIAVHVAKETPPAGVDTSEDLERVRSLFKTT, from the coding sequence ATGTCAACGAACCATCCTGAATTTCTTGTAGTCATACCGGCACGATTAGGCTCAACACGCCTACCAAGAAAACCTTTAGCTGATATTGGCGGAAAACCAATGGTGGTTCGTGTAGCTGAGCAAGCCAAAAAATCATTGGCGCAAAGTGTTGTGGTAGCAACCGATTCTGCTGAAATACAAGCAGCGTGTGATGAATATCGCATTGAGTGTTTACTTACCAGCCCCGATCACTCCACAGGCACAGATCGACTTGCTGAAGTTGCACAACTGTTAAAACTACCAAGCAATGCTTTGGTAGTTAATGTACAAGGTGATGAACCACTCATTCCACCAGAACTTATTAATCAAGTTGCTCAAACTCTCGCTGATCATCATGAATGCGCAATCTCCACTGTTGCAGTGCCAATTAGTGATGACGCTGAAATTCAAAATCCAAATGTCGTTAAGGTTGTTCTCAATCGCAATAGTGAGGCCTTGTATTTTTCAAGAGCAACGATCCCTTTTACCCGGGATACAGAATTAGCAAAAAATATCACTCATTTACGGCACCTAGGCATCTATGCGTATCGGGCTGATTTTCTCCAAGCCTATACCCGTTTAGAACCAGCACCACCAGAACAAGCTGAGGCTCTTGAGCAATTACGCGCCCTCTGGAATGGCTATCGCATAGCCGTGCATGTTGCAAAAGAGACTCCTCCTGCTGGGGTAGACACCTCAGAAGACCTAGAAAGAGTGAGATCCCTGTTTAAAACGACTTAA
- a CDS encoding Trm112 family protein, with protein MDKRLLDILVCPLCKSQLHLNSDTHELICKADRLAYPIRDDVPVMLVEEARSLSADEIL; from the coding sequence ATGGACAAGCGCTTACTTGATATTTTGGTTTGCCCCTTGTGCAAAAGTCAGCTGCACTTAAATTCAGATACACATGAACTCATCTGCAAGGCAGATCGCTTGGCTTACCCGATTCGAGACGATGTGCCTGTCATGCTCGTCGAAGAAGCGCGCAGCCTGAGCGCCGACGAGATCCTCTGA
- the lpxK gene encoding tetraacyldisaccharide 4'-kinase: protein MALSIFRNAPRFWERRGPTSLLLWPLAYLYGCILRIRKIFFDLDIARPKPAPVPIIIVGNIRVGGTGKTPIVIALADRLSQLGWKPAIISRGYGSSTQKLPLQVKSSSDPSIAGDEPVLIAKRTHDQFPIWVFQNRRESITALLKASPDVNVIISDDGLQHRGLVRWPAREGGRDIEFVVRDNRGEGNRFLLPAGPLREPASRERDATLQTNLTEQLSGEIKYEHFQGRRAFNLVSQLGTPYQLNNPANTQSTKQIAERFLPKNIAMVAGLGNPKRFFDDLVKLGITGKQFPLPDHFGYTPEFFKGIKADCILITEKDAVKCTNIHDDRIWVVPLSLHLPDSLMDWMQSILHRPDPRRYTL, encoded by the coding sequence ATGGCTTTATCGATCTTTAGAAATGCACCTCGGTTTTGGGAAAGACGCGGTCCCACTAGTTTGCTACTTTGGCCGCTGGCATATTTATATGGCTGCATCTTACGCATCCGAAAAATTTTCTTTGACCTAGATATCGCACGCCCCAAGCCTGCCCCTGTGCCAATCATCATTGTGGGTAATATTCGAGTAGGTGGCACTGGTAAAACTCCAATCGTAATTGCCTTAGCAGATCGCCTCAGTCAATTGGGTTGGAAGCCTGCGATTATTAGCAGGGGATATGGCTCATCAACTCAAAAATTGCCTTTGCAAGTAAAGAGCTCCTCTGATCCAAGCATCGCTGGCGATGAACCTGTATTGATTGCGAAACGTACCCATGACCAGTTTCCGATTTGGGTATTTCAAAACCGCAGAGAAAGCATCACGGCACTTCTCAAAGCATCCCCAGATGTGAATGTCATCATCAGCGATGATGGTTTGCAGCATCGCGGTCTTGTGCGATGGCCTGCACGAGAGGGCGGTCGTGATATTGAGTTCGTGGTGCGTGACAACCGCGGTGAAGGCAATCGCTTTCTACTGCCCGCCGGCCCACTACGTGAACCCGCCTCACGTGAACGCGATGCAACACTACAAACGAACCTCACTGAGCAATTAAGTGGTGAAATTAAATATGAGCACTTTCAAGGTAGACGCGCCTTCAACCTGGTAAGTCAGCTCGGCACACCATACCAACTAAACAATCCTGCAAACACTCAATCGACCAAACAAATTGCGGAGCGTTTTTTACCCAAGAATATTGCAATGGTTGCTGGTCTTGGCAATCCAAAACGTTTTTTTGATGATTTAGTCAAGCTTGGTATTACCGGCAAACAATTCCCATTGCCCGACCATTTTGGCTACACCCCAGAATTCTTCAAAGGCATTAAGGCTGATTGCATTTTGATTACCGAAAAAGATGCAGTGAAATGCACCAATATTCATGACGATCGTATTTGGGTTGTACCCCTCTCATTACACCTGCCAGACTCTCTGATGGATTGGATGCAATCCATCTTACATAGGCCTGATCCAAGGCGCTACACCCTGTAA
- a CDS encoding ExbD/TolR family protein, giving the protein MGWLDHSFEERKTFSLGRTSASPEPEINLIPFIDVLLVVLIFLMISTTFTRYQELAITLPSANGSEAQAESKQIHIAVSRDGRFAINGKVTDFSQLSNALTQLNTNASANPQVNIDADAKAPHQSVMTALEAARDANLSNIVFSSQTKK; this is encoded by the coding sequence ATGGGTTGGCTCGATCACTCTTTTGAAGAAAGAAAAACTTTTTCTTTAGGTAGAACATCGGCCTCTCCCGAGCCAGAAATTAATCTCATTCCATTTATTGATGTATTGCTGGTGGTATTAATCTTTTTAATGATTTCAACCACATTTACTCGCTATCAAGAATTGGCCATCACCTTACCGAGCGCTAATGGTAGTGAGGCTCAAGCTGAGAGCAAACAAATCCATATTGCCGTCAGTCGCGATGGGCGTTTTGCCATCAACGGCAAGGTTACGGATTTTTCACAACTAAGTAACGCTCTTACGCAACTGAATACCAATGCCAGCGCAAATCCCCAAGTAAATATTGATGCTGACGCCAAAGCACCGCACCAATCAGTAATGACCGCTCTAGAGGCTGCGCGTGATGCGAACCTGAGCAATATTGTCTTTAGCAGTCAAACCAAAAAGTAA
- a CDS encoding MotA/TolQ/ExbB proton channel family protein — MYSILLSAGWPIWPLLIISIIGLAIAIERCWYLRFTHIFPKDLLESVFGTANQLANQSPNQRLVNTHLENLIIQSPASPLLTCVLKEKIAGSNTEVALEELQVVAQSTWLKLDRYLGALATIATIAPLLGLFGTVVGMIEIFGSQGAINGAGSPQQLAHGISVALYNTAFGLLIAIPALAAWRGLRAMANQRQRECEEFTRQLFKKLFPTEAV, encoded by the coding sequence ATGTACTCCATCTTACTATCTGCTGGCTGGCCTATTTGGCCCCTACTTATTATTTCTATTATCGGCCTAGCAATTGCGATTGAACGCTGCTGGTATTTACGATTTACGCATATTTTCCCTAAGGACCTGCTGGAATCCGTATTTGGCACAGCAAATCAGTTGGCCAATCAATCCCCCAACCAAAGGCTGGTCAACACCCATTTAGAGAATTTGATCATTCAGTCACCAGCAAGCCCGTTGCTCACCTGCGTACTGAAAGAAAAAATTGCTGGTAGCAATACTGAAGTTGCGCTAGAAGAACTACAAGTAGTTGCTCAGTCGACTTGGCTTAAGCTTGATCGCTATCTTGGCGCTCTAGCCACTATTGCCACCATTGCTCCTCTGCTAGGTTTATTTGGAACTGTAGTGGGTATGATCGAAATCTTTGGAAGTCAGGGCGCCATTAATGGTGCAGGCAGCCCTCAACAGTTAGCCCATGGCATTTCGGTGGCACTCTACAACACTGCGTTTGGTTTATTAATTGCCATTCCCGCACTAGCTGCATGGCGTGGATTGCGTGCAATGGCTAATCAACGACAACGCGAATGCGAAGAATTTACGCGTCAGTTGTTCAAAAAACTTTTTCCAACTGAAGCTGTCTAA